Sequence from the Candidatus Methylopumilus planktonicus genome:
CGTCTTCAATAAAAAGTTTTCGGGAGGTGGTGTCAAGTGTTGCAAAGAGTTGATTCATGGCTAACGCATTTGCATGAGTCAACTGGTTAAAGAGTGTCGATTTACCCGCATTGGTATAACCGACAATCGAAATATTAAGGGCGCCCGAACGGCTCCTTTTTTTTCGCTGCATAGTGCGTTGTCGTTTTAATTTATCTAATTTTTCTTTCAACTGCTTAATGCGAAGTTTTAACATCCGGCGATCAAGTTCCAATTGCTTTTCACCGGGGCCTCCTCTTACACCAATACCCCCTTTTTGTCTTTCTAAGTGACTCCAGCCTTTAATCAGTCTTGTCGATAAGTGATCAAGCTGCGCTAATTCGACTTGAAGTTTACCTTCGTGACTTTTAGCGCGCTTTGCAAAAATTAATAAGATGAGTGCGGTACGATCAAAGATTCGCGTACTAAAATATTTTTCTAAGTTTCGCTCTTGGGAGGGGCTGAGGTTATGGTTAAAAATTACGGTGTCGGCTTTTGACTCTTGAATCATAAACTTCACTTCTTCAGCTTTTCCTGAGCCCAAAAAATACTTGGGGTCGGGTGCTGATCTCTTAATATTCACTGTGCTGACAATTTTCATGTCAGCACTTAATACGAGCTCTTTAATTTCTTCGACACTCTCTTCGAAATCGTTATCACCAAAGTTAATACTGATTACACAGGCGGACTTTCCTTCGTTCGGACGTTCAAACATCAATCATCGTCTGCTGGTGGCTCTATGTTGACATTACGCATAGGTACAATCGTTGAGATAGCATGTTTATAGACTAATTGACTCACAGTATTTTTTAATAAAATAGCGTATTGATCGAATGACTCAATGTTGCCTTGTAATTTAATACCATTCATTAAATAAATAGATACTGATACATGTTCTTTTCTGAGTTGATTTAAAAACTCATCTTGTAAATGTGTCGTCTTTTTTTCCATAGAGGATTCCAAATATAGTTATAAGTAAAGATTCAAACGTTTCATCGTTTCATCGCGCCCTAAGATCTCCATCACAACATCAATACTAGGTGATTGTGCAATACCTGTTAAAAGCACTCGAAGTGGCATCGCAAGTTTTGGAAATTTAATTGCATGTAGGATCACCATGTCATTCATCACATTATGAATGGCTTCTTTCGTCCAATCAATCTTAATTAGAGCGGCTTGAAAGGATTTGATAAGCTTTAATGCTTCATCATTAATATGCTTTTCAAAATCTTGCTGATTTGGTTTTTGATATTCAAAAATATAAGCAATATCACGCGCAAGACTTGTTAAATGATTTGCACGTTCGCGATGAATATCGATTGCCTTTATTAAAAGGCTAGGATCGATTGGTGAATGCACTACTTCTTTTAAATAGGGTTCTATTGCCGCAGCTATACGCTCATGTGGCAATGTTTTGATATAATGGCTATTAAGCCAATCTAATTTTTCTGTATTAAATTGTGCAGATGATGAAGTGATATGGTCTAAATCGAACCATTGACAAAAATCAGCCATACTAAAAATTTCATCATCGCCATGACTCCATCCAAGACGAGCTAAATAATTCAGAATCGACTCAGGTAAATAACCTTGATCAAAATATTGCATCACACTGACAGCCCCATGTCTTTTAGAAAGCTTTTGACCATCAGAACCCAAAATCATCGATAGATGGGCGTATGCTGGAATGGTTGCATTCAAAGCTTTTAAGAGATTAATTTGGCGTGGTGTATTGTTAATATGATCATCACCTCGAATGACGTGTGTGACTTTCATTTCCCAATCATCAATCACCACACAAAAATTATAGGTCGGTGTACCGTCTCCCCTTGCAATGACAAGATCATCGAGTTCCTCATTCGCAATTGTGATCTCACCTTTGACTAAATCATGCCATGTTACAACACCTGATACTGGATTTCTAAAACGAACTACCGGTTGAATGTTCTCAGGAGTTGGGGGTAAACTTTTTCCAGATTCAGGCCGCCACTTCCCATCATACTTTGGCTTTAAGCCGGCTTTCATTTGTGACTCACGTAAAATTTCTAATTCTTCTTTGGATGAGTAACAAAGATAGGCTTTATCTTCTTTAATCAATTGATCAATGTATGTTTTATAAGTTGCCATACGTTTTGTTTGGTATATAGGGCCTTGATCGTAATCAAGGTGAAGCCATGTCATACCATCCATAATGGCTTTCACTGCTTCAGGGGTAGATCTTTCTAAATCAGTATCTTCAATACGTAAGATAAATTGGCCTTGATGCTTTTTGGCATAAGCCCAAGAGAATAATGCGGTTCTCGCGCCTCCAATATGAAGGTAGCCTGTGGGGCTCGGAGCAAAACGTGTGACAACGGTCATAGATATTTTTTCTTAAACATTAGGGCCTGCAAATAAATCATGTTGATCATAAGATTCAATTTTAACATCGACAAAATCACCTGGCTTCAAAAGCTTACCATCACGTAAGAAAACTTTGCCATCAATATCAGGTGCGTCTGCCATCGATCTTGCAATCGCATAATCACCATCATGGCTATCGACTAAAACAGTTAATATTTGACCCACTTTAGCTTGAAGTTTTTTATGGCTGATGCGTGCTTGCGTTTCCATAAATTTTTGTAATCGTTCTTCTTTAATTTCTTCAGGAACATGTCCTTCTAAAAGATTAGCACTCGCACCATCGACAGGCGAATATTTAAAACAACCCACGCGATCTAATTGAGCCTCTTCAAGAAAATCTAACAGCGCTTCAAATTCAGATTCTGTTTCCCCAGGAAAACCTACAATAAAAGTACTACGTATCGTGATATCGGGACACACTTCTCTCCATTTGTTGATTCGCAAAAGATTATTTTCCGAACTTGCAGGTCGCTTCATGAGTTTTAAAATTCGAGGACTTGCATGTTGAAAAGGTACATCAAGATAAGGCAAAATCGAACCTTCGCTCATGAGAGGAATAATGTCATCGACATTAGGATAAGGATACACATAATGCATTCTGATCCACACACCTAAAGATCCTAGGGCTTCGGCTAAATCATACAGTTTAGTTTTAATGGGACGGCCATTCCAAAAACCACTTCGATATTTGATATCCACGCCATAAGCACTTGTATCTTGTGAAATCACCAAAATTTCCGATACGCCGCTACTGACTAGTGTTTCGGCTTCCGTCATCACATCATCAATCGAACGGCTTACAAGATCTCCACGCATGGATGGAATAATACAAAATGAACATCGAT
This genomic interval carries:
- the hflX gene encoding GTPase HflX → MFERPNEGKSACVISINFGDNDFEESVEEIKELVLSADMKIVSTVNIKRSAPDPKYFLGSGKAEEVKFMIQESKADTVIFNHNLSPSQERNLEKYFSTRIFDRTALILLIFAKRAKSHEGKLQVELAQLDHLSTRLIKGWSHLERQKGGIGVRGGPGEKQLELDRRMLKLRIKQLKEKLDKLKRQRTMQRKKRSRSGALNISIVGYTNAGKSTLFNQLTHANALAMNQLFATLDTTSRKLFIEDGVECVISDTVGFIKALPTTLIEAFKSTLEESREADLLLHVVNMANPNHHEQVKAVNKILEEIKAASIPQILVLNQIDRLDIKANHEKDEYGRISTIQLSAKTGEGIELLKEAILQLVVAKQSAETEIFE
- the hfq gene encoding RNA chaperone Hfq, giving the protein MEKKTTHLQDEFLNQLRKEHVSVSIYLMNGIKLQGNIESFDQYAILLKNTVSQLVYKHAISTIVPMRNVNIEPPADDD
- the gltX gene encoding glutamate--tRNA ligase, whose amino-acid sequence is MTVVTRFAPSPTGYLHIGGARTALFSWAYAKKHQGQFILRIEDTDLERSTPEAVKAIMDGMTWLHLDYDQGPIYQTKRMATYKTYIDQLIKEDKAYLCYSSKEELEILRESQMKAGLKPKYDGKWRPESGKSLPPTPENIQPVVRFRNPVSGVVTWHDLVKGEITIANEELDDLVIARGDGTPTYNFCVVIDDWEMKVTHVIRGDDHINNTPRQINLLKALNATIPAYAHLSMILGSDGQKLSKRHGAVSVMQYFDQGYLPESILNYLARLGWSHGDDEIFSMADFCQWFDLDHITSSSAQFNTEKLDWLNSHYIKTLPHERIAAAIEPYLKEVVHSPIDPSLLIKAIDIHRERANHLTSLARDIAYIFEYQKPNQQDFEKHINDEALKLIKSFQAALIKIDWTKEAIHNVMNDMVILHAIKFPKLAMPLRVLLTGIAQSPSIDVVMEILGRDETMKRLNLYL
- the rimO gene encoding 30S ribosomal protein S12 methylthiotransferase RimO, encoding MASHTPRVGFVSLGCPKAGSDSERILTQLRAEGYDISNSYQDADLVVVNTCGFIDSAVKESMDAIGEAVKKNGKVIVTGCLGAKKDIIEKEYPNLLAITGPHALNEVMSAVHTHLEKPHDPFSDLVPPQGIRLTPKHYAYLKISEGCNHRCSFCIIPSMRGDLVSRSIDDVMTEAETLVSSGVSEILVISQDTSAYGVDIKYRSGFWNGRPIKTKLYDLAEALGSLGVWIRMHYVYPYPNVDDIIPLMSEGSILPYLDVPFQHASPRILKLMKRPASSENNLLRINKWREVCPDITIRSTFIVGFPGETESEFEALLDFLEEAQLDRVGCFKYSPVDGASANLLEGHVPEEIKEERLQKFMETQARISHKKLQAKVGQILTVLVDSHDGDYAIARSMADAPDIDGKVFLRDGKLLKPGDFVDVKIESYDQHDLFAGPNV